From a region of the Posidoniimonas corsicana genome:
- a CDS encoding GxGYxYP domain-containing protein: MRPSRSLLLTAVLALAMLRGAFAGEPEPELWVLDDRSATAAEQTLAATLQGQLAKRGVLVWRREGLRSNQLMLERLKDRGARTHSVADVWQLLEEHHASLRGYVLFRAGDSSINAATSLCSVLDAVAVDESIEHRVRGAGLRRLADARGQDEADILAQHPDGFSDRVAVVLDERIAGRVRDWAVSEDAFCFYGFSPEDRRQTLRRLGPNPTVYGWEGERGFVEDVSRVGGMVVPADYCLNLSVLARLSCEFTRPKTAKPEPVRTGERIVAFVMTDGDNLQFMSRGFLTGRGYWASPRRGQFAMTWELPPVSAEAAPEVLRFLYETASPRDGFVTGPSGAGYVFPHFHPDPVAFADRTAALITKCGLSAVTVLNAGGVMDDAKPLLARPEVLGVLYKGWDYASEQGRIVWEQGKPIASYRYVLWDGDLAKSPRGVAEAISRLPADPLHDQASYALVNVHAWSFDEIGGPMEVVHRCVRQLPPGVRVVTAEQLLMLLRENFGAPVPPQ, encoded by the coding sequence GTGCGACCATCCCGAAGTCTGCTGCTGACCGCGGTGCTCGCTTTGGCGATGCTGCGCGGGGCGTTTGCCGGGGAGCCGGAGCCCGAACTGTGGGTCCTGGACGACCGATCGGCCACCGCCGCCGAGCAGACCCTCGCCGCCACCCTGCAGGGGCAACTCGCCAAACGGGGTGTGCTGGTCTGGCGCCGCGAGGGACTCCGCTCGAACCAACTGATGCTCGAGCGTCTGAAGGATCGCGGCGCCCGGACCCATTCGGTGGCGGACGTTTGGCAGTTGCTCGAAGAGCACCACGCAAGCCTGCGCGGCTACGTGCTCTTCCGAGCGGGCGACAGCAGCATCAACGCCGCGACATCGCTGTGCAGCGTGCTCGACGCCGTAGCGGTCGACGAGTCTATCGAGCACCGGGTCCGCGGCGCCGGGCTCCGCAGGCTCGCCGACGCGCGCGGGCAGGACGAGGCCGACATCTTAGCCCAGCACCCAGACGGCTTCTCCGATCGGGTAGCGGTTGTCCTTGACGAACGGATCGCCGGCCGTGTCCGCGACTGGGCGGTAAGCGAGGACGCGTTCTGTTTCTATGGGTTCTCGCCGGAGGATCGGCGCCAGACCCTCCGCCGCCTTGGTCCCAATCCCACGGTCTACGGCTGGGAGGGCGAACGCGGGTTTGTTGAGGATGTGAGCCGCGTCGGCGGCATGGTGGTTCCGGCGGACTACTGCCTGAACCTTTCGGTTCTGGCCCGCCTGTCCTGCGAGTTCACACGCCCCAAAACAGCGAAGCCGGAGCCGGTCAGGACCGGCGAGAGGATCGTTGCGTTTGTCATGACCGATGGCGACAACCTCCAGTTCATGTCGCGTGGATTCCTCACGGGCCGTGGGTACTGGGCGAGTCCGCGCCGTGGTCAGTTCGCGATGACCTGGGAGCTGCCCCCGGTCTCGGCCGAGGCGGCGCCCGAGGTGCTCCGCTTCCTCTACGAGACCGCCTCGCCACGCGACGGGTTTGTGACCGGGCCCAGCGGCGCCGGTTACGTTTTCCCTCACTTCCATCCGGACCCCGTCGCGTTCGCCGACCGCACGGCCGCGCTGATCACCAAGTGTGGGCTGTCGGCCGTCACCGTGCTGAACGCCGGCGGCGTCATGGACGACGCCAAGCCGCTGCTCGCCCGACCCGAGGTATTGGGCGTCTTGTACAAGGGGTGGGACTACGCATCGGAACAGGGAAGGATCGTGTGGGAGCAAGGCAAGCCGATCGCCTCGTACCGCTACGTGTTGTGGGACGGCGACCTCGCCAAGAGCCCGCGGGGCGTGGCGGAAGCGATCTCCCGCCTGCCTGCCGACCCGCTCCACGATCAGGCGAGCTACGCGCTGGTGAACGTCCACGCGTGGTCGTTCGACGAGATCGGCGGGCCGATGGAGGTCGTCCATCGGTGCGTCCGCCAACTTCCCCCCGGCGTCAGGGTCGTGACCGCCGAGCAACTACTCATGCTGCTGCGTGAAAACTTCGGCGCGCCCGTCCCGCCGCAATAA
- a CDS encoding 3-keto-disaccharide hydrolase, translated as MLAIRRSCLLAVIAVLSLPLPSEADDKAPSQSLFNGRDLTGWHMDVPELDNNPDARKPFVVRDGMLVSLGTPGGHLITDKPHGEYRLVAEYRFPGKPGNCGVLVHASKPRALYGMFPQSLEVQMMHENAGDFWCIQEDIAVPDMVKRRGPKEKWGGQEGDARRIPNLTNGAEKPLGEWNRMVIECLGDQIKVWVNGQLVNHGHDCTAKQGQIAVQAEGSEVEFRKLELTPIKKLSEKAPE; from the coding sequence ATGCTTGCTATCCGGCGTTCTTGTTTGCTGGCGGTCATCGCTGTTCTTTCTCTCCCGCTGCCATCGGAGGCGGACGACAAGGCGCCATCGCAAAGCCTGTTCAACGGCCGTGACCTGACCGGCTGGCACATGGATGTGCCGGAGCTCGACAACAACCCCGACGCGCGCAAGCCGTTTGTCGTGCGGGACGGGATGCTGGTGAGCCTCGGCACGCCGGGCGGGCACCTGATCACCGACAAGCCGCACGGCGAATACCGCCTGGTCGCCGAGTACCGGTTCCCGGGCAAGCCCGGCAACTGCGGCGTCCTGGTGCACGCCTCGAAGCCGCGGGCGTTGTACGGGATGTTCCCGCAGTCGCTCGAGGTGCAGATGATGCACGAGAACGCCGGCGACTTCTGGTGCATCCAGGAGGACATCGCCGTGCCCGATATGGTCAAGCGGCGCGGCCCGAAGGAGAAGTGGGGCGGCCAGGAGGGCGACGCGCGGCGGATCCCCAACCTGACCAACGGCGCCGAGAAGCCGCTGGGCGAGTGGAACCGGATGGTCATCGAGTGCCTGGGCGACCAGATCAAGGTGTGGGTTAACGGCCAGCTGGTCAACCACGGCCACGACTGCACCGCCAAGCAGGGTCAGATCGCCGTGCAGGCCGAGGGCTCGGAGGTCGAGTTCCGCAAGCTGGAGCTGACGCCGATCAAGAAGCTGAGCGAGAAGGCGCCGGAGTGA
- a CDS encoding aldo/keto reductase translates to MSEFDRRKFLGASAGLAAGVAAAASSGESASGAEQSTKADQAKDLPPGQVPPPPQITLGDTGIKMSRLGQGTGVHGGNRQSDQTRMGFQDIVSLFHHAYDRGLRFFDLADLYGTHIYFREALRTIPRDEVAILTKVWWRYDGPEENTSDKERAQDTRATLERFRHELTTDYLDIVLLHCLMDGGWRGKMNPYMDVLNEEKEKGRVKAVGVSCHDFAALKAAAAEPWVDVILARINPKGVLMDASPDEVITVLRKAKANGKAIIGMKIFGEGKLSDQREECMKFAQGHDFMDAMTIGFEKPEQIDEVLRLMAKYPSTANG, encoded by the coding sequence ATGTCTGAGTTCGATCGTAGGAAGTTTCTTGGCGCCTCGGCCGGCCTGGCCGCCGGCGTCGCGGCCGCCGCGTCGTCCGGAGAATCGGCGTCCGGCGCCGAGCAGTCCACCAAGGCCGACCAGGCGAAAGACCTCCCCCCCGGTCAGGTCCCCCCGCCGCCGCAGATCACCCTGGGTGACACCGGCATCAAGATGTCGCGGCTGGGGCAGGGCACCGGCGTGCACGGCGGCAACCGGCAGTCCGACCAGACCCGCATGGGCTTCCAGGACATCGTCAGCCTGTTCCACCACGCGTACGACCGCGGCCTCCGCTTCTTCGACCTGGCCGACCTGTACGGCACGCACATCTACTTCCGCGAGGCGCTCCGCACCATCCCCCGCGACGAGGTCGCCATCCTGACGAAGGTCTGGTGGCGCTACGACGGGCCGGAGGAAAACACCTCCGACAAGGAACGCGCCCAGGACACCCGGGCCACGCTCGAACGGTTCCGCCACGAGCTCACCACCGACTACCTCGACATCGTCCTGCTGCACTGCCTGATGGACGGCGGCTGGCGCGGCAAGATGAACCCGTACATGGACGTCCTGAACGAGGAGAAGGAAAAGGGCCGCGTCAAGGCGGTGGGCGTGTCGTGCCACGACTTTGCCGCCCTCAAGGCCGCCGCCGCGGAACCCTGGGTCGACGTCATCCTCGCCCGCATCAACCCCAAGGGCGTGCTGATGGACGCCTCGCCTGACGAGGTCATCACTGTGCTCCGCAAAGCTAAGGCGAATGGCAAGGCGATCATCGGCATGAAGATCTTCGGCGAAGGCAAGCTCTCCGATCAGCGCGAGGAGTGCATGAAGTTTGCCCAGGGCCACGACTTCATGGACGCCATGACCATCGGCTTCGAGAAGCCCGAGCAGATCGACGAGGTGCTGCGGCTGATGGCCAAGTACCCGTCGACTGCCAATGGGTAA
- a CDS encoding BBP7 family outer membrane beta-barrel protein produces the protein MTQARGAARAALLLSLLMTPVAMGQGGATPYPWSDYYAPSRVEQGYAASVPADSSAGCGPAVDPASCYPTADCTSCACPAPPTAVWSLSVGGLYLSRDHGNNYSFSYDDPNEELQYLNQREADFGWSPGFEARLARCDACCNTGMELLYWQLFPSDEQATVLASDLAGNLSAILNYNQLDYNGVTADNFTNNAFAHRLRRDMSVYNVEWNQGLVLTDPSRCGVAVSSLVGFRLFSFDESLLFASDPNDADFTGEADELTYDIDVSNLLIGAQLGGSVVRPMTGRFSLTAVAKAGVYGNFSESTSRIGGAAGTATINNGAFNGVEWLVSNDKTDVAMLAEMALGVAFQPTYRWRLTADYRLVGVSGVALPTNQIYHDLRGINDVQLLQTNGHAILHGGYVGAECSF, from the coding sequence ATGACACAAGCCAGGGGAGCCGCGCGCGCGGCGTTGTTGCTTTCGCTGCTGATGACGCCGGTCGCGATGGGGCAGGGGGGCGCCACTCCTTACCCGTGGAGCGACTACTACGCTCCCTCGCGGGTCGAACAAGGCTACGCAGCGAGCGTGCCGGCCGACTCATCGGCGGGGTGCGGCCCGGCGGTCGACCCGGCTTCCTGCTACCCCACCGCGGACTGCACCTCGTGTGCTTGCCCGGCGCCGCCCACGGCCGTTTGGTCGCTCTCGGTCGGCGGGCTCTACCTCAGCCGAGACCACGGCAACAACTACTCCTTCTCGTACGACGACCCCAACGAGGAGCTGCAGTACCTCAACCAGCGGGAGGCCGACTTTGGCTGGTCGCCCGGCTTCGAGGCCCGTCTGGCCCGCTGCGACGCGTGCTGCAACACCGGCATGGAGCTGCTGTACTGGCAGCTCTTCCCGTCCGACGAGCAGGCCACGGTGCTGGCGTCCGACCTGGCCGGCAACCTGAGCGCGATCCTCAACTACAACCAGCTCGACTACAACGGCGTCACCGCGGACAACTTCACCAACAACGCGTTTGCGCACCGGCTGCGGCGCGACATGAGCGTGTACAACGTCGAGTGGAACCAGGGGCTAGTGCTGACCGACCCCAGCCGCTGCGGCGTGGCCGTCAGCTCGCTGGTCGGGTTCCGCCTGTTCAGCTTCGACGAGAGTCTGCTGTTCGCCTCGGACCCGAACGACGCGGACTTCACCGGCGAGGCCGACGAGCTCACCTACGACATCGACGTCAGCAACCTGCTGATCGGCGCCCAGCTGGGCGGCAGCGTCGTGCGTCCCATGACCGGCCGGTTCAGCCTGACCGCGGTCGCCAAGGCGGGCGTGTACGGTAATTTCAGCGAATCGACCTCCCGCATCGGGGGCGCCGCGGGGACCGCCACGATCAACAACGGAGCGTTCAACGGCGTCGAGTGGCTGGTTTCAAACGACAAGACCGACGTCGCGATGCTCGCCGAGATGGCGCTGGGCGTCGCGTTCCAGCCGACCTACCGCTGGCGCCTGACCGCCGACTACCGGCTGGTCGGCGTGTCCGGTGTGGCGCTGCCAACCAACCAGATCTACCACGACCTCCGCGGCATCAACGACGTGCAGCTGCTGCAGACCAATGGGCACGCCATTCTGCACGGCGGCTACGTCGGGGCCGAGTGCAGCTTCTGA
- a CDS encoding rhodanese-like domain-containing protein, producing MQQITPEHLIELQRNHEEMLLVNTLPQDSFQQTAIHGSLSIPQDDANFVERVMEELDGADIPVVVYCANESCDSSLQAARKLDDAGIKQVLELTEGYEGWCSYLEKEHAVTGG from the coding sequence ATGCAACAGATCACGCCAGAGCACCTGATCGAGCTTCAACGCAACCACGAGGAGATGCTGCTCGTGAATACGCTGCCCCAGGACTCGTTCCAGCAGACGGCGATCCACGGTTCCCTCAGCATCCCCCAGGACGACGCTAACTTTGTCGAGCGGGTGATGGAGGAGCTCGATGGAGCGGACATCCCCGTGGTTGTGTACTGCGCGAACGAGTCTTGCGACTCTTCCCTGCAGGCCGCCCGCAAGCTCGACGACGCCGGCATCAAGCAGGTGCTGGAGCTGACCGAGGGCTACGAGGGCTGGTGCAGCTACCTCGAGAAGGAGCACGCGGTCACCGGCGGCTAG
- the yajC gene encoding preprotein translocase subunit YajC codes for MPLDSLIPTAQICLAQGGGAGAGLMSMLPLLLLMGLGYAVFVLPQQKKERQYREMIANLKEKDHVLTSAGIFGVVTNIQRDQDRVTIRIDETNGTKIRVATWAITGVITDDKPGGTPPPAKETKK; via the coding sequence GTGCCCCTCGATTCTCTGATTCCAACTGCTCAGATCTGCCTGGCGCAAGGCGGCGGCGCGGGCGCCGGCTTGATGTCGATGCTGCCCCTCCTGCTGCTGATGGGCCTCGGGTACGCCGTGTTTGTGCTGCCGCAGCAGAAAAAAGAACGCCAGTACCGCGAGATGATCGCGAATCTCAAGGAGAAGGACCACGTCCTGACCTCCGCGGGGATCTTCGGCGTGGTCACCAACATCCAGCGGGACCAGGACCGGGTCACGATCCGCATCGACGAGACCAACGGCACGAAGATCCGTGTCGCAACCTGGGCCATCACGGGCGTCATCACGGACGATAAGCCGGGCGGAACGCCGCCGCCCGCCAAGGAAACCAAGAAATAA
- the secD gene encoding protein translocase subunit SecD → MRHTKPAFRFLTFPQAGLLACLLAAMLLSSTAPQAALAQPGDQPDAAEVAAPEADDAATEEQDATPAVEEATEDTPAEGADAAPDPAPADEPADTDSEAATDPEDAAAAATGAATTGQDAPATGFDWAKALLILAALVLPVVIGNWLAGQLKMPDHGWKISLVLTSVAVGALIVSTGKFKGGTDLSGGTTLVYEIADKDRIIGSDAEAPQDPEAGADGKQKVKIDQVINALKMRVDPAGTKEVAIRSYGDDIEVIVPHASSQEELDHVKRMLTDLGELEFRITADPRWPNDRPIIDAARELPPSQKRVEIGGQERARWVKFDEREFGAGEGRLVTRDAGSRPEALVLIDPLNVTGEYLTSARSDFDESGRPAVSFRFDAAGSARFGRLTGENLPNASGDRRALGIMLDEELISAPGIRTRITNDGQISGGAMTKEEVDRIVAVLDAGSLPAALNKTPISEETISATIGETTIKQGSYAITVSLIAVLLFIVLYYRFAGLVACLALAINLLLVLALMVLFGAAFTLPGLAGLVLTVGMSVDANVLIFERIREEMARGAALRMAIRNGFDRATTTIVDANVTTLITGVVLYAIGTDQIRGFAVTLILGILMSMYSAIFCSRVVFDIAERKRWIKSLHFSRMVGDTSIDFIGKRGLAAALSVVIIGIGLFSVFGRGGGILDIDFTGGSSVTQVLADGVELNVTEIREKISQIPIGEAEEKSTLGDRNLTVTERGTDGKRFTVRTSVDDVEKVKSLLADAFGDQLLKNSVQIGEVEPFSEAGFEGSQVELTFNEGEAFAADDGMSHDALKERIKEVLTSQGAKGLDPVLENPDYVEDSNQRFKTWTLKLQGQDAEQTLAVANQLQEELGDQPIFPLANKIGGKVAGDMQRKAIQAIVVSLLGIIAYVWFRFQNIAFGLAAVVALVHDVLVTLGAVAVSAYVVDMVPALASALQIDSFQISLTLVAAFLTIIGYSLNDTIVIFDRIREVRGKSPNLTVDMVNASINQTLSRTLLTSITTLIVVILLYFFGGPGIHSFAFALVVGVLVGTYSTIFIACPALLAMVGASPDPAAKSTKSSSADAA, encoded by the coding sequence ATGCGACACACGAAGCCAGCTTTTCGTTTCCTCACCTTCCCCCAGGCTGGGCTGCTAGCATGCCTGCTTGCGGCCATGCTGCTGTCGTCTACCGCCCCGCAGGCCGCACTTGCTCAGCCGGGCGATCAGCCCGACGCCGCCGAAGTCGCCGCGCCCGAGGCTGACGACGCGGCTACCGAGGAACAGGACGCCACCCCCGCGGTCGAAGAAGCCACGGAAGACACCCCGGCCGAAGGCGCCGATGCCGCGCCCGACCCGGCGCCGGCAGACGAGCCCGCCGACACCGATTCTGAAGCCGCAACGGATCCCGAAGATGCAGCCGCGGCTGCGACTGGCGCCGCTACGACCGGGCAAGACGCCCCTGCAACCGGCTTCGATTGGGCCAAGGCGTTGCTGATCCTGGCCGCCCTGGTGCTGCCGGTAGTCATCGGGAACTGGCTTGCCGGCCAGCTCAAGATGCCCGACCACGGCTGGAAGATTAGCCTGGTGCTCACGTCGGTTGCGGTCGGCGCGTTGATCGTCTCGACCGGTAAGTTCAAGGGCGGAACCGACCTGAGCGGCGGCACCACGCTGGTCTACGAGATCGCGGACAAGGACCGCATCATCGGCAGCGACGCCGAAGCCCCGCAGGACCCCGAGGCCGGCGCCGACGGTAAGCAGAAGGTCAAGATCGACCAGGTCATCAACGCCCTCAAGATGCGCGTCGACCCGGCCGGCACCAAAGAGGTGGCGATCCGCTCCTACGGCGACGACATCGAGGTGATTGTGCCTCACGCCTCGTCACAGGAGGAGTTGGACCACGTCAAGCGGATGCTGACCGACCTCGGCGAGCTCGAGTTCCGCATCACGGCCGACCCCCGCTGGCCCAACGACCGACCCATCATCGACGCGGCGCGGGAACTCCCGCCCAGCCAGAAGCGGGTGGAAATTGGCGGCCAGGAGCGGGCCCGCTGGGTCAAGTTCGACGAGCGCGAGTTCGGCGCCGGCGAGGGCCGGCTGGTCACCCGCGACGCGGGCTCCCGGCCCGAGGCGCTCGTGCTGATCGACCCGCTGAACGTCACGGGCGAGTACCTGACCAGCGCCCGAAGCGACTTTGACGAGTCCGGCCGGCCGGCCGTGAGCTTCCGGTTCGACGCCGCCGGCAGCGCCCGCTTCGGCCGCCTGACCGGCGAGAACCTGCCCAACGCCTCGGGCGACCGGCGGGCGCTGGGCATCATGCTGGACGAGGAGCTGATCTCGGCGCCCGGCATCCGGACGCGGATCACCAACGACGGCCAGATCTCCGGCGGCGCCATGACCAAGGAGGAGGTCGACCGCATCGTAGCGGTGCTGGACGCGGGCAGCCTGCCGGCGGCCCTCAACAAGACGCCCATCAGCGAAGAAACCATCAGCGCCACCATCGGCGAGACCACCATCAAGCAGGGCAGCTACGCGATCACGGTGTCGCTGATCGCGGTCCTGCTGTTCATCGTGCTGTACTACCGCTTTGCGGGCCTGGTGGCCTGCCTGGCGTTGGCGATCAACCTGCTGTTGGTGCTGGCGTTGATGGTCCTGTTCGGCGCCGCGTTCACCCTGCCCGGCCTGGCCGGTCTGGTGCTGACGGTCGGCATGAGCGTGGACGCCAACGTGCTAATCTTCGAGCGCATCCGCGAGGAGATGGCCCGCGGCGCCGCGTTGCGGATGGCCATCCGCAACGGCTTCGACCGGGCCACCACGACTATCGTCGACGCCAACGTCACGACGCTGATCACGGGCGTTGTGCTGTACGCGATCGGCACCGACCAGATCCGCGGCTTCGCCGTGACGCTGATCCTGGGCATCCTGATGAGTATGTACTCGGCTATCTTCTGCTCGCGTGTGGTGTTCGACATCGCCGAGCGGAAGCGGTGGATCAAGTCGCTCCACTTCTCGCGGATGGTCGGCGACACCAGCATCGACTTTATCGGCAAGCGTGGCCTGGCGGCCGCGTTGTCGGTCGTGATCATCGGCATCGGCCTGTTCAGCGTGTTCGGGCGTGGCGGCGGCATCCTCGACATTGACTTCACCGGCGGGAGCAGCGTCACGCAGGTGCTGGCCGACGGCGTCGAGCTGAACGTCACTGAAATCCGCGAAAAGATCAGCCAGATCCCCATTGGCGAGGCCGAAGAGAAGTCTACCCTCGGCGACAGGAACCTGACGGTCACCGAGCGGGGCACGGACGGCAAGCGTTTCACAGTCCGAACCAGTGTCGACGATGTCGAGAAGGTCAAGTCGCTGCTAGCCGACGCCTTCGGCGACCAATTGCTGAAGAACTCGGTCCAGATCGGCGAGGTCGAGCCCTTCTCCGAAGCGGGCTTCGAGGGGTCGCAGGTCGAGCTAACGTTTAACGAGGGCGAGGCCTTCGCCGCCGACGACGGCATGTCGCACGACGCGCTGAAGGAACGCATCAAGGAGGTGCTGACCTCGCAGGGCGCCAAGGGCCTAGACCCGGTGCTCGAGAACCCCGACTACGTCGAGGACAGCAACCAGCGGTTCAAGACCTGGACCCTCAAGCTGCAGGGGCAGGACGCCGAGCAGACGCTGGCGGTCGCCAATCAGCTGCAGGAGGAGCTTGGTGATCAGCCCATCTTCCCGTTGGCCAACAAGATCGGCGGCAAGGTGGCCGGCGACATGCAGCGCAAGGCGATCCAGGCGATCGTGGTGAGCCTGCTCGGCATCATCGCCTACGTCTGGTTCCGGTTCCAGAACATCGCCTTCGGTCTGGCGGCGGTGGTCGCCCTGGTGCACGACGTGCTCGTCACGCTGGGCGCCGTGGCGGTTTCGGCGTACGTCGTGGACATGGTCCCCGCGTTGGCGTCGGCGCTGCAGATCGACTCGTTCCAGATCAGCCTGACGCTGGTCGCCGCGTTCCTGACGATCATCGGCTACTCGCTGAACGACACCATCGTCATCTTCGACCGCATCCGCGAGGTGCGTGGCAAGAGCCCCAACCTGACCGTAGACATGGTGAACGCCAGCATCAACCAGACGCTCAGCCGCACGCTGCTGACGTCGATCACCACGCTGATTGTGGTGATCCTGCTGTACTTCTTCGGAGGCCCCGGCATCCACAGCTTCGCCTTCGCCCTAGTGGTGGGTGTGCTGGTGGGCACCTACAGCACGATCTTCATCGCCTGCCCCGCGCTGCTGGCGATGGTGGGCGCCTCGCCCGACCCGGCGGCCAAGTCGACCAAGTCGTCGTCGGCCGACGCGGCCTAG
- a CDS encoding ThuA domain-containing protein — protein MRITPLLVCSLLCVTDALADGPSFRMPTYPDKAPPPARTPEEVRALLAGSRPPQEAKELKVLLVAGPKDHSTGEHDYPAWQKVWNPLLSRSANTKVDDAWEFPTEEQAEEADVMVFFQRGRWDSDRARVIDKFLSRGGGLVYIHWAVDGRGGEAEFAKRIGLASKGGSISYRHGPLHVDFSPGADHPIARNLARVDFVDEAYWRLTGDPGDLTLIGTSEEEGKPRPLFWTVERGRGRVFVSIPGHYMWTFDDPAFRALLLRGIAWTGRANVDRFNELVTLDARIEE, from the coding sequence ATGCGAATCACCCCGCTGCTCGTTTGCTCGCTGCTGTGCGTGACGGACGCCCTCGCTGACGGGCCCTCCTTCCGCATGCCGACCTACCCCGACAAAGCCCCGCCCCCGGCCCGCACGCCAGAGGAGGTCAGGGCCCTGCTGGCTGGCTCGCGGCCGCCGCAAGAAGCTAAGGAACTGAAGGTGCTGCTGGTCGCCGGGCCCAAGGACCACTCGACCGGAGAGCACGACTACCCGGCCTGGCAGAAGGTGTGGAACCCCTTGCTTTCGCGGTCGGCCAACACCAAGGTCGACGACGCGTGGGAGTTCCCGACCGAGGAGCAGGCCGAGGAAGCCGACGTGATGGTCTTCTTCCAACGCGGCCGCTGGGACAGCGACCGCGCCCGCGTGATCGACAAGTTCCTGTCACGCGGGGGCGGCTTGGTCTACATCCACTGGGCCGTCGACGGCCGCGGCGGCGAGGCGGAGTTCGCCAAACGGATCGGCCTGGCCAGCAAGGGGGGTAGCATCAGCTACCGCCACGGCCCCCTGCACGTTGACTTCTCGCCCGGCGCCGACCACCCGATCGCCCGCAACCTGGCCAGGGTCGACTTCGTCGACGAGGCCTACTGGCGGCTCACTGGCGACCCGGGCGACCTCACGCTGATCGGGACGTCCGAGGAGGAGGGCAAACCGCGGCCGCTGTTCTGGACGGTTGAGCGGGGCAGGGGGCGGGTGTTCGTTTCGATCCCGGGCCACTACATGTGGACTTTCGACGACCCGGCCTTCCGGGCCCTCCTGCTCCGCGGCATCGCCTGGACCGGCCGGGCGAACGTCGACCGGTTCAACGAGCTCGTGACGCTCGACGCCAGAATCGAGGAGTAG
- a CDS encoding heavy-metal-associated domain-containing protein, which produces MMRTTAAALMLSLLVGCSESPTGAVDKTQVISSSTLQDVDFNTEGLPTVAFTVPSMHCEVMCTPKVRETLAKQPGVKDVRVDLESKTAEVAVEKEGLFDPSKAIEALEMADFTDVTLKADAT; this is translated from the coding sequence ATGATGCGCACCACAGCCGCGGCCCTGATGCTGTCCCTGCTGGTCGGCTGTTCGGAGTCGCCCACCGGAGCCGTCGACAAGACGCAGGTAATCAGCTCCAGCACGTTGCAGGACGTTGACTTCAACACCGAGGGGCTGCCCACGGTGGCATTCACGGTCCCCTCTATGCACTGCGAGGTGATGTGCACTCCCAAGGTGCGAGAGACGCTGGCCAAGCAGCCCGGCGTGAAGGACGTTCGGGTCGACCTCGAGTCAAAGACCGCCGAAGTGGCCGTGGAGAAGGAGGGCCTGTTCGACCCCTCGAAGGCGATCGAGGCGCTGGAGATGGCCGACTTCACGGACGTAACGCTCAAAGCGGACGCGACCTAA